The stretch of DNA TCTGAGCAGCTCTTAACAAATGATACTGAGCTAAGAGATGGATCTTCATAGCCAGTAATGTACTTAGTTTTCTTTATGGAACATTGTGGACTACCATTGTTCGAAAAGGATGCAACCATACACTGAGAATCATTCAGGCACAACTGTTCGCATTGCTGCAAACTACTTGTGATAATCGAATCATCAGGAGGGTAAATTCCATACAGATACACATTCTTATATTGTTGCATATTGATGCCAGATTTACAATACTGTTCGAATGGAACCAAACAATTGTTATTATCAGTTACCTTAAATGGGCACCTGCATTCAGCAGAACCTGAAGGAGTAAAGACACAGACACCGCGTTGGCCACAAGTAGCAAACACCTTGCATTGATTCTCAACAGCTTGCCAGACAGATCTCCATGATTGCGAAGTTTCTGTCCATGAGTACAACCGGAGATTGCCGTCCAAATCTAGCCTAAGAAACCGATAATTCACAGAGTCATTATGGTCTTCTCCAAACACACTCCAAGCAGCTTTCGAATTTCGGTCTCGAAGTTGAAGAGCTCCATCAGTTGTAAGGAATGCAGTGAGATTAGAAATAGAAGGGCTTTCACTGGTCCAGTATACAATATTACTCTCCCATCGAAGCTCCAACCGACCAGAAGCATTCATGTAAAGACTATAGTAACTAGTCTCAGGATTCTTGGTCGAAGCACGGAGCGTATCGTAAACCGATAAACTCTGTCCCGGAAGAAGTGTATCAGAAGGAGTATCAAAACTTTGCCAAacaatgttttgttttgtgTCTATCAGAACAAGATTTCCATTATCATGAAGAGCAGCCGAAACAACAGATAGGTTCTGTGTCCCACTTGTCCACGAGGTGACTCCGTGTAAGGAATCAAACAAAACAAGTTCCCCTTGTGGAGTGAGTTGGAAATAGGACATGTTGCTTACTTTGACATGAGCACCAGCAATCCAAACAAGTGTTTGTTGGCTATAAGGAATAGACTTCGAATTGAAACGAATGCCGACACTAAACTGGTTAGGTTCATCAGAAATGTTAAAGAACCCAAATGCAAAATCACCATAGGAGGACACCCAATAATTATTATCAGCAACAGTAAGTTTGGAACCCAATGATATCACAGATGTTACAATAGGATGTAGCAAGAATCCAAATGAAACACACAGCAACAATGTGAATCTAAGGAAACACTCCTTTTGAAGCATAACTATATAAACTCAGAAGGACAAATTATTAAGATATATAAAGATGAGTTGAATTGTCCAACTCACATTTACACCAAACACCTGTGAAGAGATAAGGTAAGTTAGTGTTATGCAGCAGTGCAATGATAACAGCTCAAAAGGCAAAAGCATGGaaattttctaataatattaGGTAAACTGTATAAAGTCAAATTTGAAGGGCTTGAgataaatttctaaaagataaTCAAAAGTGGAAGAAAATGTGCAAGTTTGGTACCTTAGTCCAAAACTCAGAAACTCAATAAGCCACCACAAACACTGTCACCATGTAACATCTCAGAATCTTGCAACAATTGGGAAGTTACCACCATGAATTTGACAAAGCAACTTTCAATTTGGACAGTGTTGACAACCGTGTATAACTAATAGCTTCAAAAGAAGGAAAAGAGATTGCAAAAtggaaactttttttttattgagtaaAATAACAGTAAGAGATGAATTTGAGTgctaaaaattgaaactttaggCCCAGATGGGACCCAAATTATTCCAAATAATAGCTCATTTGAAATAATACACAATAACTTTTCAAGGTTCAAACTTCTACAAAAAAATGTTACTTCACAGATTGATTTCAGGACCAGAATGTGTGACCAaccataaaagaaaaattaaaatagacaaATAAACGGAATATTGCTAATAActgaaaaactgaaaaaaagAAAGCTTGGCATTTATTAAATTAGAGAGATCtaggtaaataaataaataaataaataaaaacccaAGAACTCAAAAACCTAAGCTAAGAACTGGGAAATGTTCAACTTGAATAAACCAAATCTCATGACCCAAATGGaaagtttcttcctttttctttaaCTTTCTTTTCTTAGTACCTAAGGTGAAAAGGGAAATGAGGTTAAGAGAAAATAGGTGCATGAACACTtagatatgaaaaataaataaataaattgaagtaGAAGTTGGTAGGAAAAACAGATGAAGTAGAAGAGTATGATTTAGTGAAATGAGTGAGTTGAAGAAGTGAAAGTGGGGTAGGTTTGAGGATGCTATTTTGGTGCTTGGTGAGTTTAGATTTGAAGGATGAAAAATGGAATTGTAAGTGGTAAAGGTTTCTTTGAGGAAATGTGGTGAAGAAACGAAGCAATGTGAGTGTAAGAGAGAAGAAAAGATGAAGGGTTAAACggtgatgaagaagaagaagaatgaaaaggtgaagaagatgaagaaacagagagaaaggagaaagaaaataactttgaaggaattttacttcattattattgtttggaaaggtacttttttttttattaatattgaaaGATactttattagtattattattatttgctcgtttttttttttttgtgtgtggatACTTATGCTACTTTTTACTTTTGAACGAGAAGGAAAATATTCCTTACTTTGTTGTCATCGACTACTAAACCTTTTTGACAAAATTGTTGTATTTTTAGTACTTTGTAATGAGTATCTTAATCAAAGAAAGATCGTAGTTAATCAGTTCCAAGTTCCTAACGATAATtactgaaaattatttttttttaatattatgtcACAcgtattaataaattaattttaataaaagaaaaaatttatttttattaattattatttattctctcgtatatatttagttaaatataatatatataattgatagatacaattataaaattataaatgataactaatattatattaaaaataatatttattttgagataattttaaatattaaagtagTACTCATTATAGTTTAAAT from Cicer arietinum cultivar CDC Frontier isolate Library 1 chromosome 3, Cicar.CDCFrontier_v2.0, whole genome shotgun sequence encodes:
- the LOC101514985 gene encoding G-type lectin S-receptor-like serine/threonine-protein kinase SD3-1, whose translation is MLQKECFLRFTLLLCVSFGFLLHPIVTSVISLGSKLTVADNNYWVSSYGDFAFGFFNISDEPNQFSVGIRFNSKSIPYSQQTLVWIAGAHVKVSNMSYFQLTPQGELVLFDSLHGVTSWTSGTQNLSVVSAALHDNGNLVLIDTKQNIVWQSFDTPSDTLLPGQSLSVYDTLRASTKNPETSYYSLYMNASGRLELRWESNIVYWTSESPSISNLTAFLTTDGALQLRDRNSKAAWSVFGEDHNDSVNYRFLRLDLDGNLRLYSWTETSQSWRSVWQAVENQCKVFATCGQRGVCVFTPSGSAECRCPFKVTDNNNCLVPFEQYCKSGINMQQYKNVYLYGIYPPDDSIITSSLQQCEQLCLNDSQCMVASFSNNGSPQCSIKKTKYITGYEDPSLSSVSFVKSCSDPFAVNPSLMNSPPPKPTPPRLCVPCLVGAASGTFVIFAFFQLGIVFFICRRKSSTMRRVTLAFTFPNPKGLTVLSYSEIMSITRDLKNQIGPNMFKGVLPCNRLIAIKDLNASIEERKFRSAVLKIGSIHHKNLVKLEGYCCEFNHRYLAYEYAKNGSLEKYLDDCTLCKKLTWRKRIEICSSVAKAICYLHSGCREFVSHGNLNCENVMLDENSVAKVCGYGFAIVDGQATYCGFSAEKDVADFGKLVLTLLTGRRDDRQVCEWAYEEWIEGRVANVVDKKIDGGANSDELERALRIAFWCLQTDERKRPSMEEVVRVLDGTLNVDPPPPPFHLHCDPQEKGSESESVV